A region of the Heptranchias perlo isolate sHepPer1 chromosome 25, sHepPer1.hap1, whole genome shotgun sequence genome:
ACAATCTTGAAAAGTGGGACAAAATCACAGATGAATCATGCAGTGCAGCTAGCTGACAGTGAGCTGAGTGATCCAAACACTTTCctacttacctgctgctctccaatctgttgctgaaaccttgAGCCAGAATTGATTTTTTAAAGGCTGCGCTCTAATTTCCAAGCACCCCAGCACATTAATCCTGTTTTACACTGGATTTGCGCCAGTGACACCTccaatggatatgcaaatgagctgatcCACAAAATTCTGGAGGATTCAGCTATGCAGAGCATTGGCAGGAGTAACTCAAGACTCAGCTGGTGCAAATCTGGTGCAACTCAATTTCAGGGCCTCACTGTCTAgtctcacatgtgaagaatggccgctTGGGGTGAGGTACCAGTGTATGACCAACACACttggaagaaatgtttcctaccgAAGAGTTCATGCCTTCTGGACAGAAGGTAGGGAGAAGATTGGTAGGAAAATGAGGGTGGAAAAAGTGAGCAAGATTGGAATTCTATGCAGTATTGCAGAACATTATACTGTGTATTATACTGTAGCTAGAGTTAGACTCGGCTTGTCATTATGCTACTGtacatactggactagtaatccagagttctgcactaataatccagagaacgtgagttcaaatcaatttgaattcagtttaaaaaaaaatctggaacataaaaagctggtatcagtaaaaagtgaccTGAAGTTATCAGgtttttgtaaaaacccaacaagttaactaatgtcctttagggaaggaaacatgctgcccttacccagtctggtctatatgtgactgaCTCTTTACTGCCCTCTGAGGagccctagcaagccactcagttgcatcaagcccaccaccttctcagggcaactagggatggacaataaatgccggccttgccagcgactcccacatcctaagaataaatttttaaaaatgtaaaacctctTTTCTAATGAGATCTATTAGAAGAATTAAAATCTACTCTTATGAGCTTGAAGGCTACTTTATTAAGGGAAAACTAATGTCATGGCACCAATTTTGGCTACAAATGAAATCTCTGGCTCCAAGAAAACAGATGAAGCTGAATTGTTCCCATCAGTGAATACAAAACCTGTAGCCAAGCTCCTCTTCAGACACAAACCgcagtttttatttctgtgagTTAAATGTTTGAAGCAAAAGATTTAAATGCCATTAAATACCAGGCTAGTGGGTAATCTTGTATTAATCATCATAAATGTGGAAGCGATTGGGTGAATAGTATTAAATGAGTTATTTCTCCACTAGGAACaacataggaatgtaggaacataagaacaggagtataaACCAATGTTTATAAACAGGGGCAAAATGAAATGACCAGTTATGGTAGCACTGCACTGCAGATTACATCTGTTGGTATAAATTTTTCTAGAAATTGAAAAAAACTCATTGTAGAAATCCACAATCGAATACATATAGCACCTGCCGTACCCAAACTTATTCCCAACAGCCAATAAGGATGCACCTGAGTTGTTTCCGAAACTGAGTCTACCAGAAATTGCACGATATGGCTAAAGAATGCTTATCTTaaaaggtaaacaattttacaacaccaagttatagtccagcaattttattttaaattcacaagctttcggagattttctccttcctcaggcaaatgtctccacatcatatcttaaAAGGGCAAGTGTacatgttaagcatttgtccACGTAATATCGGCAACAGTCATTTCTAGCTCTTGCTTCCTTCTACCCAATTTGATTTATTTAGTTCTACAAAATTGATGGAATGGAACAGAGgatcaggagtgggccattcagcccctcgagcctgttcagccattcaatcagatcatggctgatctgtacctcaactctatttacctggtATTGTCCCATATATCTTGATCCCTTTACTTTTCAAATCTGTTTGGCTGGAATTGCAAGGTATACATCATTTTTTCCACCATAACATTCTCACAAGtaaactgtcagcctggattcccTAAAAGCTACTTTTGTTGACAAGCAATGGATCAAAGGAAATCCCTAAATTCTAAACAGTTTGTGCTGAATTTTATTTGCACTACATATGTTGATGCCAGCTCTGATTCATTGTACACTTGTGTGGCATAATTCCAAAGTACAATGATATTTGGCAGCGCAAAGTCCCATTTTACACCAGCAAATCAACAAGCAGTACTCAGTTTAAATGTGTTTTCAGCAGTAATCGTCAATAAATTAATAATCTCACTCAGCGAATAGAACAAAAATTGGCCTAAGAAATGGGAATATCATGTTTGTACAGTAGGGATGCTCTTCTTAAATTTGGAGTTAAGggatgctaaattgggccatgtagcgcccgttgctaCATGGCctttctgacatccaagatggcgtcttggatgcgcccgcacgtttccagcatgatgtgcgccagacgccatcttggtataggagttagcataggcacagataacgaacgctggaatcatgtaaagtagggagaaaatgacttcagtcagtgtgcaatgctgatttaaagtgatagacaccattttggcacttaacgctcaactcaatgcacagtctttaccccgaccatctgaacgtgtcttagagtgcctggagggccccccacccccgccagcgttatttaaagtgaccatgcaggatttacaggttagtggctggattattgcttctggctgccgaggtatttgtaactgtttttggaggtctcctagacttcaatactaggatgtgggacgtggggacgtagcctaacatttagagccaggggtcgtgcaggagtgaagttaggaaatgcttctacacgcaaagggtgggagacgattggaacgctcttctgcagatggcaattgatgctagctcacttgtgaattctaaatctgagattgatagatttctgtgaaccaagggtattaagggatatggggctaaggcgggtatatggaattaggtcacaggtccaccatgatttcactgaatggcggaacaggctcgaggggctaaatgccacttgctgcctcctgatatgcaccaccttctcttgcaagaaagcgggatgtgtgtctgggtgatgtgcctatcatggttgaatagctgccagcgtggcctgtgagttgtgggtaggcggtttgaaacagtggtattgtgtaaggatgagaggaagcatctggttggaagagttgagtactgatggaaagagtgagtttgttgatatgtgggtgatgggggggtgtagtgaatggtgcagttggtaggagacgccacttgacagttgacctcactcaccttgaccactcatgtcaaagcattgaacttcttgctgcactgcatccatgttcatgatgctgtgcacctggcattgactttgtcccgcACTGCATTTTGAATATCTGTCTGAAGGCCTCCTGCCCCTCCCCAACCccatgcggatataggatgtccctccttctgtccacctcttgtaccaaggtctcttgagcatcagcagagaaccttggtgcatgcactctcgcaggtctggtagcaactcagattggtgaggtctggcgtgcagattggaggatgtggaatttagtagtgcgcaacctttattcaatgttttaacaaaactcatcagtgtgtaagcatagagatgggacctgcatttgtgttttatgtgtgcgatgtctgacctctgttcagactccgtgcagacagcagactgtcattttcagcaaataacaggtaccagctccctttaagagatttctaagaaacatcctccctttaagagagtgagctcccctggtggtggaaagtgcgaattgctttgattccacgtgcaaggcctggaatggaacgctgattgcaggtgagtcctccggtgggccgaaacttgcgtcctgcctgcgcagggaccattgggcacggggtaatagcacatcacgctacctgcgcccaaaaacggcccctatcccaTTTTTCCCCCAAGGTCTCTTATTGAGACAGAACAGAGGGaacgttactctgtatctgattGTGTTATGCCAGATATAAAACTGCACAATGCCAAAAACAGTAAAGTATTTTCTTTCCCAGCACTGATGAGCACTAAAAATGATCAAAATTATGCATGCAAATGTCTTTCCAGCGCACTAAAGTTATGTCACTCCAGTAAGAAGAAATTGTCTGCACGTTGCAGGAGGGttaaaatgtttttgtatttctttGGTCACGGATAGGTCAAAAATAGACAGCTCAAAATGTTGCTAAGACTGCCTGGAAAGCTAATCCATTGGACATAGTGACACTGAGAGTCAAACAGTATGCCTTTGGCTATCAAGGTACGGAAAAGTGACATTTCTTTTCTTGCAGGTAGACAAAACTTTAACCCCAATCCCCATGTACCAACACCTTTCTCACAATCTCTCAGTCTATTATAATTTCTGGCTGCAATACAAAAATACATTTCCTTAGCAATAATAAGCATGGCTTGATGCAAAAATGTATAGGATAATACTCACGTTTAATTCTTTCTGCTTTGGGATGAATTAATTGTTAACTTGCAGAACCGAAAAACTGCAAAACTGTTTTGAACAGATCTTTGCATTGAGTCTGTTGTATGTGTGCATTTTATGAGAAAGTAAAAAATACATACAGGGAAAAATATATTATAGAATCTGATCTGAttctctgcctccacacataggtgaaTAATCACACTGTAATTCTTAGAGTGCTTACCAGACACAAAACTCATTGAGGGTAAAAATATTTTggagaaaaataaatcaaggtTTTTAAATCACTGAATTAAGGCATTTGCTCAATACTACTTTCTATGCCCACTGTAGAACTGGCAGTCAGACAGACTTGCTTAGTGGTAAAGTCATTAACAAAGACAAGATATGTTTTTAGTAGTATAGCAGGGCTGGGTTGTCTATTAACTGTGAGCCGTAACTGTTATAGATCAAGACATGTATATAATAGTGGAATAAAATAAAACGTGAGAGTTATAAACTAATGATattaaataaaaccaattacaaTACTCCCATTAATATTGGAATTTATTAACCAAACATAGACAGacaagtgaaatgggcagacacatggcagatgaaacttaatgcagagaagtgtgaagtgatacattttggtaggaagaatgaggagaggcaatataaattaaatggtataattttaaagggggtgcaagaacagagagacctgggggtgcacgtacacaaatctttgaaggtggcagaacaagttgagaaggcttttaaaaaagcatatgggaccctgggctttattaagagtacaaaagcaaggaagttatgctaaatctttataaaacacaggttaggcttcagctggaatattgtgttcaattctgggcaccactttaggaaggatgtcaaaaccttggagaaagtgcagaagagatttactagaatggtaccagggatgagggatgtggagagactggagaagctggtgttgttctccttagaacagagaaggttgaggggagatttaatagaggtgttcaaaatcatgaatagttttgacagagtaaataaggagaaactatttccagtggcagaagggtcggtaaccagaggacacagatttaaggtgatcggcaaaagagccagaggcaacatgaggaaacattttttttatacagcaaattgttatgatttgaaatgcactgcctgaaagggtggtggaagcagatttaatagtaactttcaaaagagaattagataaatacttgaagcgaaaaaaattacagggctatggggaaagagcataggaatgggaataattgggtagctctttcaaagagctggcacaggcacaatgggtcgaatggcctcctcctgtgctgtacctactatgatacattcAAGAATAATATCCCTTATTTTATTATGGGCATAAAACAGATGTAAACACTCAAAACAATTATCAACTCAATTCATATTAATTgaattcttcctaacaaaaacaCAGGTCCAAATCTTGATAAATAATTGATGAACTAAGTCTTAAATGCTTACAAAGTAGTTACTCAGAACTATCTACCACTTAACTTTCAGTAAAGTTGTGCCAGGAAATCTTGACAGTAACAATAAACTAATGCTCTCTTCATATATTTTTGAAGAATCACATTCACACAGCAAGtcaaaacaaaaaggaagaaggacattaacaaaatttgactctTGTGCTAATGTCACTTTCACAGGGTTGGAGAACAACTGTCTCAATGTTTGCAAGATTCAGCAGCCAGCACAGCATGCCCAGTAATTGTGGTGAGCTCTGACTGCTCTGactactcaacaccaacaacagccaatctccggaagccatcctacaactcatccgcttcatcctggatcacaatgtcttcaccttcgataaccagttctttacccaaacacacggaacagccatggggaccaaattcgcaccccaatacgccaacattttcatgcacaagttcgagcaggacttcttcactgcacaagacctccaaccaacactatacaccagatacatcgacgacattttctttctatggacccacggcaaggaatcactaaagagactacacgataacatcaacaagttccatcccaccatcaagctcaccatggactactcctcagaatcagtttctttcttggacacacgaatctccatcaaagacgggcacctcagcacctcactctaccgcaagcccacggacaacctcacgatgctccacttttccagcttccaccctaaccacgtcaaagaggccatcccctatggacaggccctgcgaatacacagggtctgctcagacgaggaggaacgcgatggacacctacagacgctgaaagacgccctagtaagaacgggatatgacgctcgactcatcgatcgacagttccgacgggccacagcaaaaaatcgcatagacctcctcaggagactaacacgggacgcaaccaacagagtaccctttgtcgtccagtacttccccggagcggagaaactacgccatgttctccgcagccttcaacatgtcatcaatgaggacaaacacctcgctatggccatccccacacctccactactcgcctttaaacagccacccaacctcaaacagaccatcgttcgcagcaaactacctagctttcaagagaacagcgtccacgacgccacacaaccctgccacggtaacctctgcaagacatgccagatcatcgacacagataccaccatcacacgagatgacaccacccaccaggtgcatggttcatactcctgtgactcagccaacgttgtctacctcatacgttgcaggaaaggatgccccagagcatggtacattggcgagaccatgcagacgctgcgacaacggatgaacggacaccgcgcaacaatcgccaaacaggagggttccctcccagtcggggaacacttcagcagtcatggacattcatccaccgaccttcgggtaagcgtactccaaggcggccttcgagacacacgacaacgcaaaatcgtcgagcagaaattgatagccaagttccgcacccatgaggacggcctcaaccgggatcttgggttcatgtcacgctacacgttaccccaccagcgaacaaatgttatctgtttttaatataatgggtcatttgctggctctctctgccttccggatgtttctgcctctctctgtgtttttttttctctgtttttttttccctgtttgtttttttattgaatgtgtattcggaggttctgcaggtaacacctctctgtctgaacacggtgattgccttggcaacgggcagttgcagaggcagtctgtaaacaccatttattattgttcaatatgtataaatgcgtaggcttcaaggagatcttgaaacatttgcctgaggaaggagaaaatctccgaaagcttgtgaatttaaaataaaattgctggactataacttggtgttgtaaaattgtttacaattgctctgAAAAAGGCAGTTTGACAGCACAATCACACAGTTTTCTCAGGACAAGCCTTGTCGGCTCCAGGATGGACAGCACAGGGATATAATTAACATAATGCATTAATTATCCTTCAGTGCCAGACACACTTTCTTTAATGGTTGCAGGTGAATGTAATACTGAGTCTATGTTGCCTGATGATGAATGTTTGTAGGTTAGGGTTGACAGATGGCCCTGCCTCCTCACACTACTAAGTTTTCTTTGTTAATGACTTGACAACTTTCATGAGGTATGTCTGGCTACCTGTGGAGACATCTAGTGACACTGCAGATTCCTCACCTTTTAGGACGTTATTACCTTTATTTGTCCAAGTTCCAACTTTGCAGCTGACATGAAAGATCAATTCAAAATTATATCATATAGGAAACAAGGGAGACAGTTGTTTTCAAACAAGGTTTCTAAGTTGCTCTGTATAATCAGAGGAATGTTATCTTTCATTTAAAGAGGAGGATGTGATATCCTTCCTTCTCCTCCAGTTCCAGCCATTGGGAGTCTGATGTTCGCAACTGAAGAACCATCACACTTATGCAATGTAATAATAGAAGGTCAAACCctaacttcttgcccactctgaGGGTGAGCGAGCTCAATCTTTTATTCTTAGTTTCTATTCTTTAAATAAAAACAGTTATGGTTGTTCAATTCTGCAAAAGCTACATCTGATAGGCAGCAAAGTCTATGTTTGGAAATGCTAAAAGGTTAAGAAGATATTAATTTTATTGGTTAAAACCATTTAATAGAGATATTGGAAGAAGCAGAAGGACCGTTGGATTTTATTGATGGCTTTCATTCGATGGGAATGATTGCTATCGATGACATCGATTCTAGACATCAGCTACATTTCCATCCATCTTGAAGAAAAGTTGGATTTAATGGACTCTAGAATGATTTGCTATAAGGTTTTTCGAGATTAATTTTATAATCAGAATGtatcaatttatttaaagtatATACATAAAATAATCAATAAATTGGTGATATTGAGCAGCACATGACTGCCAAATGATGTCTTGCGTTCCTTACTCAACATTCAGCCATGGTCAGGTGATACTTCATACTAAATAGCTGCTACTAAAGCTATTACTTTTAGTAGCAGCTATTTAGTGTAACAGGAACACTAGGCAGAATAAAATAATGTGAGCAATAGTTACATGTATGTGttgaaatcatgatgtggagatgccggtgatggactggggttgacaattgtaaacaattttacaacaccaagttatagtccagcaattttattttaaattcacaagctttcggagacttcctcctgacgaaggaggaagcctccgaaagcttgtgaatttaaaataaaattgctggactataacttggtgttgtaaaattgtttacatgtgTTGAAATCAGTCTGCTATAAATGGTTGCTACCTAATGTAAGATTAGTTCATCCACCCTAAACTAACAAGAACATCGTTCCCATTCAATTCATTAGCAAAACATCTTACACTGAACAAATGGAAAATATCTATGGTGAACTTTCTGAACTAAATATTTGGAGGCAAAATATTTTCTAAACAAATCCATTTGGATGTTAGTGAATAGGttcaatttttaaattcaaaTTGGCAGATACTTTGAGTTTTCatattttattttgaaagttCCTTCTGGGACGATTTTTATAACATTGAAACATGACATGAGTAGGGTGACTACTGAGTTGCTCCCTGAAGACTGCCGTGATTGTTTGTTGGGTAGGAAAGTCACAAGTTTTCACGCCTGTCTCCGAGAAACAGATTGGCGCAGGCAACAGAAAAAATTAAGGTCATTAACTGAGACTGTTGATCCAGTTAAGGGGGTCATATTGCAATCTCCGCAGATTTAAGGGGCCAGTGGGCCTGTCACCCATAGGTCAAGCTCAAACATGCTGCCATGTGATAATGCGGCCAATTATGTGCTCCTGTCGCTGTGACAGTGGGACCACAAACGGTGCGCAAGTAGCGTGTTTGGCTGATGGAAAATCCTGCCGTTTTATCTGGGGCCTGGGGATTGTGTTGGAAATTTCATCAGGGCCTTGGTTGCTTAGTATTTTTAGGTTCTGTTGACAAAttctatgtgtgtgcatgtgagagagagagagagagattacaggAATTATAGTTTTCACCCTGCTCCTATAAAAATACAATATCCAGAATACACcgtgaaaaccaagaaaaatattTACAAATAGCAATTGGGAGGCGGgagcaaatcatttaaaaaaaattcctgcattttatacagtttaaGTTGTTACATAAAAATTCTAACCTAAAGGTACAGTTTGGGATTAGGTTTTTTTTGTGTCATTGAGAAGAACTGAGGTTTGTGCCAGGACCAAGCCCGTCAATGGAGACTGGTCAATGGGAACAATGTCCTTGAGCAGTGCTGCATTAAACAACAGCTTCAGCAACAACGACACAATCCACCTTAGGACGTAAAGGACAGATaaaatggcctagaaattagggCTGTTTTTTAGGTGCTAAACGGGCTCCTAAGCctccaaaatggcgggcaggaagtgaaCGCTCATCACGAGTTGGAAATGCGCCACcctccatattggtaaaggccaaaaaatcgaCGCGCAGCGCCCATGCCaggaacaggtgttaggccctttgcatatccCAATAGGGGGCCTAACGTCTGTTTGATGCCCCCCCTACAAGATTAGTTTCCCCTAAAGGGGCCACCTGTTCGGCCACAACCAACAAGGTaaagttttaaaatatacttacttaaatgtggagccaagaggagcaggagtgctcctcctgatcCCACATACAAAGAATGCCCCCACCCCCGCACCTGATCGTTGCTGCTACCTTACCCCCAACCCGTTCATCGCCGCTACCTTACCCCCAACCCGTTCATCGCCGCTACCTTACCCCCCCCAACCCGATCATCGCCGCTACCTTACCCCCCCAAACCCGATCATCGCCGCTACcttacccccccccaacccgatcaTCGCCGCTACCTTACCCCCCCCAACCCGATCATCGCCGCTaccttaccccccccccaacccgatcaTCGCCGCTACcttacccccccccaacccgatcaTCGCCGCTACCTTACCCCCCCCAACCCGATCATCGCCGCTACCTTACCCCCAACCCGATCATCGGCGCTACCTTACCCCCCCATctgatcgtcaccactaccttaCCCCCCCACCCGATCATCGCCGTTACCTTACCCCCCCACCCGATCATCGCCGCTACCttaccccccccacccgatcatcGCCGCTACCTTACCCCCCCCACctgatcgtcaccactaccttaCCCCCCCCACctgatcgtcaccactaccttacccccccccacccgatcatcGCCGCTACCTTACCCCCCcacccgatcgtcaccactaccttaCCCCCCCACCTGATCGTCGCCGCTACCTTACACCCCCCCACCTGATCATCGCCGCTACCTTACCCCCCCCACCTGATCGTCACCATTACCTTACCCCACCCCCCGATCGTCACCATTACCTTACCCCCCCCACCTGATCGTCACCGCTACCttaccccccccacccgatcgtcGCCACTACCTTACCCCCCCCACCTGATCGTCGCCACTACCTTACCCACCCCacccgatcatcaccactaccttaCCCCCCCACCCGATCGTCACCGCTACCTTACCCCCCCACCTGATCGTCGCCGCTACCTTACCCCACCCACCTGATCGTCGCCGCTACCTTACCCCCCCACCTGATCATCGCTGCTACCTTACCCCCCCACCTGATCGTCACCATTACCTTAGCCCCCCACCTGATCGTCGCCGCTACCTTACCCCACCCACCTGATCGTTGCCGCTACCTTACCCCCCCACCTGATCGTCACCATTACCTTACCCCCCCACCTGATCGTCGCCGCTACCTTACCCCACCCACCTGATCGTCGCCGCTACCTTACCCCCCCACCTGATCATCGCTGCTACCTTACCCCACCCACCTGATCGTCGCCATTAGCTTACCCCCCACCTGATCGTCACCGCTACCTTACCCCACCCACCTGATCGTCCATTAGCTTACCCCCCACCTGATCGTCACCGCTACCTTACCCCCCCAACctgatcgtcaccactaccttaccctccccccacctgaTCGTTGCTGCTACCTTACCCTCCCATAACCCGATCAGCAACGTTACCCTTCCACCTGGCCACCGCCGCCTCTCAACCTGACTGCCCCCCTTTCCACTCATCCCTCTTTAAGATTTAGCACCCTTGGCACAGAAATTCACGTGAAGGTGTACATAAACAGGAAATTGGGCACGGAGGTCAGCGTGCTGAATTCGCAGCCCACACAATTTTCTGTCTTGTTAatcttaa
Encoded here:
- the LOC137342372 gene encoding uncharacterized protein, which produces MGTKFAPQYANIFMHKFEQDFFTAQDLQPTLYTRYIDDIFFLWTHGKESLKRLHDNINKFHPTIKLTMDYSSESVSFLDTRISIKDGHLSTSLYRKPTDNLTMLHFSSFHPNHVKEAIPYGQALRIHRVCSDEEERDGHLQTLKDALVRTGYDARLIDRQFRRATAKNRIDLLRRLTRDATNRVPFVVQYFPGAEKLRHVLRSLQHVINEDKHLAMAIPTPPLLAFKQPPNLKQTIVRSKLPSFQENSVHDATQPCHGNLCKTCQIIDTDTTITRDDTTHQVHGSYSCDSANVVYLIRCRKGCPRAWYIGETMQTLRQRMNGHRATIAKQEGSLPVGEHFSSHGHSSTDLRVSVLQGGLRDTRQRKIVEQKLIAKFRTHEDGLNRDLGFMSRYTLPHQRTNVICF